One stretch of Mangifera indica cultivar Alphonso chromosome 9, CATAS_Mindica_2.1, whole genome shotgun sequence DNA includes these proteins:
- the LOC123226326 gene encoding protein NRT1/ PTR FAMILY 3.1-like gives MELGRNNCETQNNMSKSQQEEENKEQDETKTKKLGGIKTMPFILANEVCDRFATSGFNANMITYLTQVLNLPLVQASNTLTNFSGTSSLTPIIGALIADSFAGRFWTIIVGCILYSLGLLSITLSATVQSLQPPPCPTQQNCTEASTLQLWILYISLLLTSLGSGGIRPCVITFAADQFDMKKSTVLSRKWNFFNWYSFCMGMAKLTALTVVVYIQDNVGWSWGFGIPAMAMGLSVLAFVVGSSLYVKLKPGGSPLTRLAQVIVAAVKKRKAVVPEDPKLLYRNKDLDSAISVQGTLLHTDQLKFFDKAAIITEGEAGNSNHPPNLWRLATVHRVEELKSIIRMLPISAAGILLVTASSHQHSFTIQQARTMDCKITRSFKFPPASLSIFDNITMLIGIVLYERIFVPFARRFTKNPAGITSLQRMGVGFTVNILATLVASLVEIKRKQVAAKYNMLDDPKATIPISVFWLVPQFCLHGLADVFMSVGHLEFLYDQSPESMRSTAAALYWIAISIGNYVGTLVVSLVHRYTGKKNNWLPDRKLNRGRLEYYYWLVSGVQVLNLVYYVTCAWLYTYKPLEEEGGNGEEEDSKVVDQGKEIPSNRLNEANGEVELARNEAVKNC, from the exons ATGGAGTTAGGCAGAAATAATTGCGAGACTCAAAATAATATGTCTAAGTCGCAGCAAGAAGAAGAGAACAAAGAGCAGGATGAAACAAAGACGAAGAAGCTTGGAGGGATCAAAACAATGCCGTTCATTCTTG CAAATGAAGTTTGTGATAGATTTGCAACAAGTGGTTTCAACGCCAACATGATAACATACCTAACCCAAGTGCTGAATTTGCCGTTAGTGCAAGCCTCCAACACTCTAACTAACTTCAGCGGAACCTCCAGCCTTACTCCGATCATTGGTGCTCTCATCGCTGACTCTTTTGCTGGCAGGTTTTGGACCATCATCGTTGGCTGCATTCTCTACTCTTTG GGACTACTTTCTATAACTTTGTCAGCAACTGTCCAGTCGCTGCAGCCTCCGCCATGTCCAACACAACAGAACTGCACGGAAGCCTCAACATTGCAGCTATGGATCCTCTACATCTCACTCCTCCTCACCTCTCTTGGCTCAGGAGGCATAAGGCCTTGTGTAATCACCTTCGCAGCGGATCAGTTTGACATGAAAAAGTCGACTGTTTTATCTCGAAAATGGAACTTCTTCAACTGGTACTCCTTCTGTATGGGAATGGCGAAACTCACTGCCTTAACCGTTGTTGTTTATATACAAGATAACGTGGGGTGGAGCTGGGGTTTCGGTATTCCAGCCATGGCCATGGGCTTGTCGGTTCTGGCATTTGTTGTTGGGTCATCTCTTTATGTGAAATTGAAGCCTGGGGGGAGCCCCTTGACAAGATTGGCTCAAGTGATTGTTGCAGCGGTGAAGAAGAGGAAAGCTGTGGTACCTGAAGATCCCAAGCTCTTGTACCGAAATAAGGATCTTGATTCAGCCATTTCTGTGCAGGGAACTCTTTTGCATACTGACCAGCTCAA GTTTTTTGATAAAGCGGCCATAATAACAGAAGGTGAAGCAGGAAATTCCAATCATCCACCAAACCTGTGGAGGCTAGCCACAGTCCATCGAGTTGAAGAGCTAAAATCCATCATTCGAATGCTGCCAATTTCGGCAGCAGGAATTTTACTAGTCACAGCCTCATCACATCAACACAGCTTCACCATCCAACAAGCTCGAACAATGGATTGTAAAATAACTCGCTCCTTCAAATTCCCACCGGCTAGCTTATCAATCTTTGACAACATAACCATGCTAATAGGGATCGTTTTATACGAACGAATATTTGTTCCATTCGCTCGTAGATTCACCAAAAACCCTGCAGGCATCACCTCCCTGCAAAGAATGGGCGTCGGCTTCACAGTTAACATTCTAGCCACTCTTGTTGCTTCACTTGTAGAGATCAAAAGAAAACAAGTTGCCGCCAAATATAACATGTTGGATGACCCAAAAGCAACCATCCCAATTAGTGTTTTCTGGTTGGTTCCTCAGTTTTGCCTTCATGGATTAGCTGACGTTTTCATGTCTGTAGGGCACTTGGAATTTCTCTACGATCAGTCACCAGAAAGCATGAGAAGCACAGCTGCAGCGCTTTACTGGATAGCAATATCAATTGGGAATTATGTTGGGACATTGGTGGTGTCCCTTGTTCATAGGTACACaggaaagaaaaacaattgGTTGCCTGATAGAAAATTGAATAGGGGAAGATTGGAATATTACTATTGGCTTGTTAGCGGTGTTCAAGTGTTGAATCTTGTCTACTATGTAACATGTGCTTGGTTGTATACTTACAAGCCACTGGAAGAAGAAGGTGGAAACGGTGAGGAAGAAGATAGCAAAGTTGTTGATCAGGGAAAAGAAATCCCGTCTAATAGATTGAATGAAGCGAACGGAGAGGTGGAGCTTGCAAGAAATGAAGCTGTCAAGAATTGTTAA
- the LOC123224888 gene encoding exocyst complex component SEC15A — protein MDAKPKRRNVAENGDTAEESVLATLIGNGEDLGPIVRHAFESERPQALLQQLKNVVRKKETEIEELCKTHYEEFILAVDELRGVLVDAEELKSDLSSDNYRLQEVGSNLLIQLEDLLESYSIKRNVTEAVQMTKICVQMLDLCAKCNNYISEGQFYHALKTVDLIEKNYLQNIPVKALKMVIEKTIPIIKSHIEKKVTSQFNEWLVHIRSSAKNIGQTAMGRTASARQKDEEMLDRQRKAEEQNLSGFGDFTFTLEVEEIDEDSILNFDLTPLYRAYHIHTCLNLTEQFREYYYRNRLLQLTSDLQISSVQPFVESYQTFLAQIVGYFIVEDRVLRTAGGLLLPDQVETMWDTAVTKIISVLDEQFSHMDSATHLLLVKDYVTLLGGTLKQYGYQVGAILEVLDKNRDKYHEILLEECRLQITNALSNDTYEQMVMKKDTDYENNVLLFHLQTSDIMPAFPYIAPFSSMVPDACRIVRSFIKGSVDYLTYGTLNNYFDVLRKYLDKLLIDVLNEAMLNTIYGGAIGVSQAMQMAANIAYLERACDYFVRHAAQLCGIPVRSVERPHATLTAKVVLKTSRDAAYIALLSLVNKKLDEFMDLTQNINWFQEETSSGENEYMNEVIIYLDTIISTAQQILPMDALYKVGSGALEHISYSIVAAFLSDNVKRFNANAVMALNNDLKMLENFSDERFHSTGLSEIFKVSFRRCLIESRQLINLLLSNQPENFMNPVIRQKNYNTLDPKKVAIICDKFKDSADGIFGSLSNRNQSSRKKSMDVLKRRLKDFN, from the coding sequence ATGGATGCAAAACCTAAGAGGAGAAATGTAGCAGAGAATGGGGATACAGCAGAGGAATCGGTCCTTGCAACACTGATTGGTAATGGGGAAGATTTAGGACCTATTGTCAGACATGCATTTGAATCAGAACGGCCTCAAGCACTTCTTCAACAACTTAAAAATGTTGTCAGGAAGAAGGAAACTGAAATTGAGGAGCTTTGTAAGACCCACTATGAGGAGTTCATTCTTGCAGTTGATGAGCTTCGAGGTGTCTTAGTTGATGCGGAAGAGTTGAAAAGTGATCTCTCAAGCGATAATTATAGGTTGCAAGAGGTTGGGAGTAATCTATTGATCCAACTTGAGGATCTTCTAGAATCTTATTCCATTAAAAGAAATGTGACCGAAGCTGTTCAAATGACAAAGATTTGTGTACAAATGTTGGATCTTTGTGCAAAGTGTAACAATTACATTTCTGAAGGCCAGTTTTATCATGCTCTGAAAACTGTTGATCTGATTGAAAAGAATTACTTGCAGAATATCCCTGTTAAGGCACTCAAAATGGTGATAGAGAAGACAATTCCGATAATAAAGTCACATATTGAGAAGAAAGTTACAAGTCAGTTTAATGAATGGTTAGTTCATATTAGGAGTTCTGCGAAGAATATTGGACAAACAGCAATGGGCCGCACTGCATCAGCTCGTCAAAAAGATGAGGAAATGCTGGATCGTCAGAGGAAGGCTGAGGAACAAAATCTTTCAGGGTTTGGAGATTTTACATTTACTTTAGAAGTTGAAGAGATTGATGAAGATTCCATTTTGAACTTTGATCTCACACCACTATATCGGGCATATCACATCCACACTTGCCTCAACCTCACAGAGCAGTTCCGTGAATATTATTATAGGAATCGTTTATTGCAGCTTACTTCAGATTTGCAAATCTCTTCAGTACAGCCATTTGTTGAATCATATCAAACTTTTTTGGCTCAAATTGTTGGCTACTTTATTGTGGAGGATCGAGTCCTGAGGACTGCTGGTGGGCTCTTGTTACCTGATCAGGTTGAGACAATGTGGGATACAGCTGTAACTAAGATCATATCAGTGTTGGATGAACAGTTTTCTCATATGGATTCTGCAACACATCTTCTCCTAGTGAAGGATTATGTCACTCTTCTTGGGGGAACTCTTAAACAGTATGGTTACCAAGTGGGAGCTATTCTTGAGGTTCTGGACAAGAACCGTGACAAATACCATGAAATTCTTCTTGAAGAGTGCCGGCTGCAAATTACTAACGCTCTCTCTAATGATACATATGAGCAGATGGTAATGAAAAAGGATACTGATTATGAGAACAATGTTCTGTTGTTTCATCTCCAGACCTCAGATATAATGCCAGCTTTCCCATATATTGCACCATTCTCCTCGATGGTGCCTGATGCCTGCCGCATAGTTAGGTCATTCATTAAAGGCTCTGTTGATTATTTGACTTATGGAAcacttaataattattttgatgtcTTGAGAAAGTATTTGGACAAACTTTTGATCGATGTGTTAAATGAAGCCATGCTTAATACAATTTATGGTGGTGCAATTGGTGTATCTCAAGCCATGCAGATGGCAGCAAACATAGCTTATCTTGAAAGAGCTTGTGATTATTTTGTTCGACATGCAGCCCAACTCTGTGGGATCCCTGTCCGATCTGTTGAAAGGCCTCACGCTACTTTGACTGCCAAGGTAGTCTTGAAGACTTCTAGAGATGCAGCTTATATTGCTCTACTGAGTTTGGTGAACAAAAAGTTAGATGAGTTTATGGATCTTACTCAAAATATCAATTGGTTTCAAGAGGAGACATCCTCTGGTGAGAATGAATATATGAATGAGGTAATTATCTACCTTGACACAATTATATCAACAGCTCAGCAAATTTTGCCTATGGATGCTTTGTATAAAGTTGGGAGTGGGGCACTTGAGCATATTTCCTACTCTATCGTGGCAGCATTTCTTAGTGATAATGTCAAGAGGTTTAATGCTAATGCTGTCATGGCTCTCAACAATGACTTGAAGATGCTGGAGAATTTTTCTGATGAGAGGTTTCATAGCACTGGTTTGAGTGAGATATTTAAGGTAAGTTTCAGAAGATGTTTGATAGAATCAAGGCAATTGATAAACCTTTTGTTGAGCAATCAGCCAGAGAATTTCATGAATCCTGTGATAAGGCAGAAGAACTACAATACTTTGGATCCTAAGAAAGTCGCGATCATCTGTGATAAGTTCAAGGATTCTGCAGATGGGATTTTTGGAAGTCTATCAAATAGAAATCAAAGTTCTCGAAAGAAATCTATGGACGTGCTGAAGAGAAGGTTGAAGGACTTCAACTAA